AATCTACGATACCTGTATTGGCTGCACTCAATGCGTTCGCGCCTGCCCTACTGATGTGCTAGAGATGGTGCCTTGGGACGGCTGTAAAGCTGCTCAAATTGCCTCCTCACCCCGCACAGAGGACTGTGTAGGCTGCAAGCGTTGTGAAACTGCCTGCCCCACCGACTTTTTGAGCATCCGGGTTTACTTGGGCGCTGAAACAACTCGTAGTATGGGTCTAGCTTATTGAGGAATTGAGAAATTTATCGCAAATTTCTCATCAGACTCAAAATTAACTGTCTCCATAGCAAGCTTTTTTAGCATCGTAGGGTGGGTACTGCCCACCTTACTAGGTGACTTTTAAGCGTACAACTTCAAAAACCATAAAAATACCTTAGTGGCAGAAGGAGCATCTTGCTCCTTTTTTTTTGAGGAAATAGCCCAGAAATTCCCTATTTCCCACCTGCAAAACTTGTGACAAAACCCCAGCTTTGTGCTAAACACTATACTGGATCTAATAATCCTAAAACCAGAATGGTGTGAGCAATGTGTGGAATCGTTGGGTATATAGGCACTCAAGCAGCAACAGAAATTTTACTGTCTGGTCTGGAAAAACTAGAGTATAGAGGCTACGATTCCGCAGGAATAGCCACAATTTGGGAAGGTGAAGTTAATTGCATCAAAGCAAAAGGTAAATTACATAACCTGCGTTCTAAATTAGAACAACTAGAAAACCCGTCATCCATTGGTATTGGTCACACTCGCTGGGCAACTCATGGTAAACCAGAAGAACATAACGCCCATCCCCATCTAGATATGACGGGGCGAGTAGCCGTGATTCAAAATGGCATTGTCGAAAACTACCGTGAATTAAGAGAAGAATTAAAACAGAAAGGATATGAGTTTCGCTCGGAAACTGATACTGAAGTAATTCCCCATTTAATAGCCGAATATTTAAAGAATCCCCCATTTCCTTCCCTTCCTTCATCCCCATCGCCCTTTTTAGAAGCCGTTCGCCAAGCGGTAAACCACCTGAATGGGGCATTTGCACTGGCAATAATTTCGGCTGACTATCCTGACGAATTAATTGCTGTGCGTCAACAAGCACCTTTAGTGATTGGATTTGGTCAAGGGGAATTTTTCTGT
This window of the Nostoc sp. HK-01 genome carries:
- a CDS encoding 4Fe-4S ferredoxin iron-sulfur binding domain-containing protein, which translates into the protein MSHTVKIYDTCIGCTQCVRACPTDVLEMVPWDGCKAAQIASSPRTEDCVGCKRCETACPTDFLSIRVYLGAETTRSMGLAY